The Anopheles marshallii chromosome X, idAnoMarsDA_429_01, whole genome shotgun sequence genome includes a window with the following:
- the LOC128707335 gene encoding progestin and adipoQ receptor family member 4, which produces MAPETIPATGSSDSSGTTSSGSTTLLKQVHRMLTPPADLLEWKDMPQHLQFNPYVLTGYRPLQGVKGCLNSLFYVHNETINILTHGIPIVYILATVPAMMPWEKDYRFLSWCHLVGSVAPWCGSFVYHLFMNLENGEGIYYRLLQLDMLGIWISQSFGALPMVTATVYCLNFPLKWLLIISYSLLCIWGLYKAMTASSPWQRRLCFLLPFSMRIILTLLRISKLGGGNPTSLTHVFLQDAVSAVGGVIGAMHIPEKWFPGSVDIYLNSHNIMHVLVVVAVYSMHQATIRDIEWMQRAECNGLNYTSSLNIDSINGSHLEL; this is translated from the exons ATGGCCCCGGAAACGATTCCGGCGACCGGTTCGTCTGACTCGTCCGGGACCACGTCCAGCGGCTCCACGACGCTGCTCAAGCAGGTGCATCGTATGCTAACGCCACCGGCCGACCTGCTCGAATGGAAAGACATGCCGCAGCATCTGCAGTTCAACCCGTACGTGCTCACCGGCTACCGGCCACTGCAGGGTGTGAAGGGTTGTCTGAACAGCCTGTTCTACGTACACAATGAAACCATCAATATTCTCACACACG GCATTCCAATTGTCTACATCCTGGCAACAGTGCCGGCAATGATGCCATGGGAGAAAGATTATCGCTTTCTGTCGTGGTGTCATCTGGTCGGTTCCGTTGCACCGTGGTGCGGCAGCTTCGTCTACCATCTGTTTATGAACCTGGAGAACGGCGAGGGCATCTACTACCGGCTGCTACAGCTCGACATGCTCGGCATATGGATCAGCCAAAGTTTCG GAGCGCTACCGATGGTAACGGCAACGGTATACTGTTTAAATTTCCCATTAAAATGGCTGCTCATCATTTCCTACTCGCTGCTGTGCATTTGGGGCCTCTACAAG GCAATGACGGCTTCGTCGCCTTGGCAGCGACGGTTATGCTTTCTGCTGCCGTTCAGCATGCGTATCATACTCACGTTGCTGCGAATCTCCAAGCTCGGTGGCGGAAATCCTACCTCACTCACCCACGTCTTTTTGCAG GATGCCGTCTCTGCCGTGGGTGGAGTAATTGGAGCGATGCATATCCCCGAGAAATGGTTTCCCGGAAGTGTTGACATCTATTTGAACTCGCATAACATCATGCACGTCCTGGTGGTTGTTGCCGTTTACTCCATGCACCAG GCTACCATACGGGACATCGAATGGATGCAGCGGGCAGAATGTAACGGGCTCAACTATACCTCATCGTTAAACATAGACTCGATAAACGGGTCACACCTGGAGCTATGA